The following proteins are encoded in a genomic region of Papaver somniferum cultivar HN1 unplaced genomic scaffold, ASM357369v1 unplaced-scaffold_10, whole genome shotgun sequence:
- the LOC113326327 gene encoding actin-depolymerizing factor 1-like, whose product MKQQAQQPGSSEYEKESEFEIKEEEEKEEDMEKNGRGGWNLYSVLILVGPVFGLVLILANAASGIAVHDDCKQRFLELKEKRTFRFVVYKIEEKDKQKQIILEKLGESAESYENCQKRKVFFIYWSHDTTRRELDGIQVELQATDPTEMDLDVIRSRAF is encoded by the exons ATGAAACAACAAGCACAACAACCTGGTTCTTCTGAATATGAGAAGGAAAGTGAATTTGAAATCAAAGAGGAGGAAGAGAAAGAGGAAGATATGGAGAAGAATGGGAGAGGAGGTTGGAATTTGTATTCGGTATTGATTCTTGTTGGTCCTGTATTTGGATTAGTATTGATTTTG GCTAATGCAGCGTCGGGGATTGCTGTGCACGATGATTGCAAACAAAGGTTTTTGGAATTGAAGGAAAAAAGGACTTTCCGTTTTGTTGTGTACAAAATTGAAGAGAAGGATAAGCAAAAGCAAATTATTCTGGAGAAGCTTGGCGAGTCAGCTGAAAGCTATGAGAATTGCCAAAAGAGAAAGGTTTTCTTCATCTATT GGTCTCATGATACCACAAGG AGAGAGCTTGACGGAATTCAGGTAGAGTTGCAAGCAACTGATCCTACTGAGATGGATCTTGATGTCATTAGAAGCCGAGCTTTTTAA